The Streptomyces fungicidicus nucleotide sequence TGATGCGCTCCGGGCGGCCCGGCCCGGTCCTGATCGACCTGCCGGTCGACGTCCAGCTGACGGAGATCGAGTTCGACCCCGCCACCTACGCGCCCCTCCCGGTCTACAAGCCCGCCGCGTCCCGCGCCCAGATCGAGAAGGCCGTCGCCATGCTGAACGCCGCCGCACGCCCGCTGATCGTGGCGGGCGGCGGTGTCATCAACGCGGACGCTTCCGAACTGCTCGTCCGGTTCGCCGAGTTGACCGGCACTCCGGTGGTGCCGACCCTGATGGGCTGGGGTGTCGTCCCCGACGACCACGAGCTCAACGCCGGCATGGTCGGCCTGCAGACCTCGCACCGCTACGGCAACGCCACCTTCCTGGAGTCCGACTTCGTCCTCGGCATCGGCAACCGCTGGGCCAACCGCCACACCGGAAGGCTCGACGTCTACACGGCCGGACGCACCTTCGTCCACGTCGACGTCGAACCCACCCAGATCGGCAGGATCTTCGCCCCCGACTACGGCATCGCGTCCGACGCGCGCGCCGCTCTGGAGCTGTTCGTCGAGGTGGCGGCGGAGCTGAAGGCCGGGGGCCGGCTGCCCGACCGCTCCGCCTGGGCGGCCGCCGCGCAGGAGAGACGCGCCACGCTGCAGCGCCGTACGCACTTCGACGACGTCCCGATCAAACCGCAGCGGGTCTACGAGGAGATGAACAAGGTCTTCGGCCCCGAGACCCGGTACGTCTCCGCCATCGGCCTCTCACAGATCGCCGGCGCCCAGCTGCTGCACGTCTACCGCCCGCGCCACTGGATCAACTGCGGCCAGGCGGGCCCGCTCGGCTGGACCGTGCCCGCCGCGCTCGGGGTGGCCAGGGCCGACCCGGAGGCGCAGGTCGTCGCGCTGTCCGGCGACTACGACTTCCAGTTCATGATCGAGGAGCTGGCCGTCGGGGCGCAGCACAGGATCCCGTACATCCATGTGCTGGTGAACAACGCCTACTTGGGCCTGATCCGGCAGGCGCAGCGGGCTTTCGACATCGACTTCCAGGTCAGGCTGGAGTTCGAGAACGTCAACTCCCCGGAGCTGGGCGTCTACGGCGTGGACCACGTCAAGGTCGCCGAGGGCCTGGGCTGCAAGGCGATCCGGGTGACCGAACCCGGCGACCTCGGCGCGGCGCTGGAGCGTGCCGGGAAGCTCGCAGCCGAGTTCCGGGTGCCGGTCGTGGTCGAGGTGATCCTGGAGCGCGTCACCGACATCGCGATGTCGGTGACCAACGACATCGGCGACGTCGTCGAGTTCGGGGAGCTCGCGACCGAGCCGGGACACGCGCCCACGTCGATCAGGACGCTGAAGACCTGACCCGCGCCACCCGGCCGGCGTGTTCGGCCGGGGTGCTCAGTCCGGACCGCCGCCCGCGCCGCAGCCGGTACCGCTGCCGCAGGCGTGGGAGCCGCCGCCCCCGTAGGCGCCGCCGCGCGACGAGGAGCGGAGCAGGCCCTTGTCCCGCAGGCTCACCCGGTCGGTCAGCCCCGCCCGGAGGGCGAAGCGCGGCACCACGACGCGCAGCGCCGCCTCGCCGTGCAGGGCGACGGCGAGCAGCCGCTGGTGGTCGGGCAGTTCACGCCGGCTCGCGGGCAGCGGATACGCCTTCCGCAGGGTCTTCAGCCGCCGCCGGGCGGCCCTGGTCGGCCGGAGCAGCGGATACCGCAGCATCCCCGCCTCCGCCAGGCCCACCCGCACCTCGGCCACCGCCCAGCGGACGACCGGGTCCCGGACCAGCTCCGCCGCCTCGGACGGCTCTCGCAGACAGTGGTAGACCGCGCTCTCCAGGTACGCCGCCCGCACCTCGCTCGTGACGGCGTCCGCAGGCCCCGCCGTGTCCCCGTCCGGCGGCTCCAGCCCGACCCCCGGCGGCGGGAGCGGGGGCAGGGCCCGGCCCGCCTCCCCGTCGACCGCCCGCAGCGTGCCCGGCGCGCCGGCCTCCACCGCGCCGCGCAGGTGCAGGGCGACCAGGGCCACCGTGACCGCGGCGCGCGGGCCACCGGCCAGCAGTGCTGTCTCGTGCGGCGTCCCCCCGACGCCCGCGGTGTCGGTCATGACACGGCACCCCCTCGTCAGGGGCCCGCCGCCCCCGTGCCGGCGGGTCCCGTGTGTGAGGAGTGTGCCCGCCCGCGCGGCCGGTCCAAGCCTTTCCGGCCGCCTTCAGAGGTTCATTTGAGGATCGCGTAGCCGGTGTACGGCCGATGCTGTAGGGACGCGCTCAGGCGGTGTGGTGCTCCGACAGTCCCGGCCAGTCGTCGGGGCCCCCGCCCTGCCACTCGATCAGGTCGGTCCCCTCGACGTCGGTGACGTACAGGTCGGCCAGCCGCAGGATCTCGGCCACGTCGTCGGCGTGCGTGGCGATGCCCAGTGTGTCGTCGTCGGAGGTGACCCGCCGCGAGCCGTCCAGGGCCGGGGAGTGCACCACGATGTGCGGATGCTCCGTGGGAGGTGCCATGCCCCCAGGCTGCTGCGCGCCGGACGGATCCGCACCCCGGAGGTCGGGAGGGGCGGGGGCCGTCAGACCCGCGCGCCGGACAGCCGCTCGACCGCGCGCAGCAGGGCGGAGTGGTCCAGACCGCCGTCGCCCTGGGCGCGCAGGCTCGCGACCAGCTGGGCGACCACGGCTCCGACGGGCAGGGCCGCGCCGACGGCGCGGGCGGCGTCGGTGACGATGCCCATGTCCTTGTGGTGCAGGTCGACGCGGAAACCCGGCCGGAAGTCCCGGTTCAGGAAGTTGTCCTTCTTGCGGGTCAGCACGGTCGAGCCGGCGAGACCGCCGTTCAGGACGTCGAGCGCCGCCGTCAGGTCCACGCCTGACCTCTCGAGGAAGACCACGGCCTCCGCGCACGCCTGGATGTTGACGGCGACGATCAGCTGGTTGGCGGCCTTCACGGTCTGCCCCGCACCGTGCGGGCCGCACCGCACCACGGTCCTGCCCAGCGTCCCGAAGACCGGCCGGGCCTCGTCGAAGTCCGCCTGCTCACCGCCGACCATGATGGACAGCACCGCCTCGACCGCGCCCGCCTCGCCGCCGGACACCGGGGCGTCCAGCACCCGGACGCCCTTCTCCTTCGCGGCGGCGGCCAGGTCGACGGAGGTCCGCGGGGTGATCGAGGACATGTCGATCAGCAGGGCCCCGGGGCGGGCGTTCTCCAGGACGCCGTCGGGGCCGTACGCGACGGCCTCGACCTGCGGGGACGCCGGGACCATCGTGATGATCACGTCCGCGTCCCGCACCGCCTCGGCGACCGAGCCGGCCGCGGTGCCCCCGGCGGCGGTCAGCCGGTCCAGCTTCTCGGGCTCCAGGGTGTGGCCGGTGACGTGGTAGCCCGCCTTGATCAGGTTCTCGGACATGGGGGAGCCCATGATGCCGAGGCCTATCCAGGCGATCTTGGGAAGGGTGCTCATCCGAGGGTGCCTTTCCGTACGGGGGTGTGATCAGCGGGGCAGCCAGCCGAAGGCCTCCGCGCTCGGACGGCCGCCCGGCTTGTACTCCAGGCCGACCCAGCCGTCGTAACCGGCCCCGCGCAGCCGGCCGAGCAGTGCCTCCAGCGGGAGCGAGCCGGTGCCGGGGGCGCCGCGGCCGGGGTTGTCGGCGATCTGCACATGACCGGTGATCGCGGCGTACCGGTCGATCACCGCGGGCAGGTCCTCGCCGTTCACCGCCAGGTGGTACAGGTCCATCAGGAAACGGGCGTTGTCCAGACCCGTGGCCGCGTTGACCTTGTCGACGACACCGACGGCGGCCGGCGCCGACACCAGCGGGTACCGGGGCGACTCGGGCCCGTTCAGCGCCTCGACGAGCAGGACCGCGCCGATCCGGTCGGCGGCACGGGCCGCGAGGACGAGGTTCTCCAGCGCGAGCGCGTCCTGCTCGGCCGGGTCCACGCCGTCGACGCGGTTGCCGTACAGCGCGTTGAGGGCCGTACAGCCGAGCGCCCCGGCGAAGCCGGCGGCCACCTCGACGTTGGCGCGGAACCGCTCCGACTCCTCGCCGGGCAGGGACAGCGCGCCCCGGTCGGGGCCGGGCAGTCGGCCGGCGTAGAAGTTGAGTCCCGTGAGCCGTACGCCCGCGTCCTGGACCGCTTCCCCCAGGGCGTCCAGCTCGGACTGCCGGGGGGTGGGGGAGTCGGCCCAGGGCCACCACAGCTCGACCGCCTCGAAGCCGGCCGCCGCGGCCGCCGCGGGGCGTGCCGGCAGCGGGAGTTCCGTGAAGAGGATCGACAGGTTGACGTCGAAGCGGTGGTCTCCGGCTGTGCTCCACACGGAACCGGACATCGGGGCCGCACCCCTTCCTTGTTTCCGTTATGCGGAATACAGTTTCTGTTGAATGGAAGTAAGGGAAGCGTGCCGCCGGGTGCCAGGGGTGTCAAGAGGGCGCGGTCGGGCCGGAGCGGGAGGCCGCGCTCCGGGGCCGGCGTCCCGGCGGAGTCCGTTAAGGTCGTCCCGTAGTGACGCTCCCGGCCGCGCGGCCGGGAGAACGGGCAGATCAGAGCCGGTTTCGTGGGGGCGCAGTGCGATTGAGAGTGGAGTTCACGACCGAGCCCTTCGACCTCGACGAGGCGCCCGCGCACGCGGTCGTCGCGCGGGAGGTCCTCGAGGCCGCCGTGCTGGACGCGGTGGACGTCGGACCGTTCGGCAACACCGCCGAGGGCGGCGCCGACGAGGTGCTCGGCGCCGTGGACGCGCTGCTGCGCAGGGCGCTTACGGCCGGCGCCACCCGGGTCTCGCTCCAGGTCAACGTCGTCGAGGAGGACGGCCGGTGAGCGGCGCCGGCGGCGAGGCCTTCATCGCCGCGGTGAAGCCGCTGGTCGACGCCATGGGCGGCGAGATGCTCCCGCCGGACGAGGCGGGCGCCGACGACGTGGTGCTCTCCTGGCAGGGCGCCGGCGTGGTCGCCGTACGCCTGCCGCAGCTCGCGGACTCCCTGGACCACATCCTCGCCGCCCTGGAGCGCGGGCAGGGCAGGCCGCTCGCGGAGCTGGACCGCAGGACCAAGCAGGAGATCGTGCGCGGTCTGGAGGCGCGGGGCGCCTTCGCCGTGCGGCACGGCGTGGAGACCGTGGCGAGCGCGCTCGGCGTCAGCCGCTTCACCGTCTACAACTACCTCAACCGCGAGAAGGGCTCCTGACCGTCCGGGGCGGCGGGCGCGCTCCACCGTTTGTCACACGGAATTTTCAACAAACTGTTGACGTGCCGTGCGTGGCGGCGTTCACTGTCGGCACGCCCGTTCAGCACGAAGGCCGTTCGCGGCCGCGGAGGCTTTCCGTGACGTCGACTTCCCCGTCCCCGGGCCTGGCCCGCTTCAATGCCCTGGAGGAGCAGGCGGCGCTCGCCGCGCTCCACGAGGTGTGCGCCTGTGGGGCGTGGGCCCGGCGACTGCTCGCCGCCCGCCCGTACGCCACCGCGGACGACCTGTACGCCGCCAGTGACGCCGCCACGGCCGGTCTGGACGCGGCGGATCTGCGGGAGGCGATGGCCGGTCACCCGCCGATCGGCCGGCCCCGTCCCGGGGACCCGGCCTCCGCCCGGGAGCAGCGCGGCATGGCCGGCGCCCCCGAGGCGCTCAGGGCCGAGATGCTCGAACTGAACCTGGCCTACCAGGAGAGGTTCGGGCACGTCTTCCTCATCTGCGCCACCGGCCGGACCGGCGAGCAGATGCGCGACGCCGTGCGGGAACGCCTCGGCAACCCGCCGGAGCGGGAACACGGGATCGTCCGCACCGAACTGGGGAAGATCAACCGCATCCGGCTGGCCCGCCTCGTCGACGCCCCAGAGGACTGACGCACATGAGCACCGACACCACCGCCTCCGTGTCCACGCACATCCTGGACACCAGCGCCGGCCGCCCCGCCGCCGGCGTCGCCGTCGCCCTCGCCGCCCGCCCGGGCCGGGAGGCCGCGTGGCAGCCCCTCGGCGGTTCCGCGACCGACGCGGACGGGCGGTGCAGGGACCTGCCGGCGCTGCCGGAGGGGACGACCCAGGTACGGCTCGACTTCGCCGTCGAGGCGTACTTCGACACATCCGCGAGGAAGCAGGCCGAGGCGGAGCAGGACGCCCCCGCGAACCGGGACGGCGGCGCCGGAGTGTTCTTCCCCGAGGTGACGGTCACGTTCGCCGTCGTACCGGGCGAGCACTACCACGTACCGCTGCTGCTCAACCCGTTCGGCTACTCCGTTTACCGAGGGAGCTAGCTCCATGCCGACCACTCTGGGACAGAACCAGTACGGCAAGGCCGAGAACCGAGTCGTCAGGATCACGCGGGACGGCGCCACCCACCACATCAAGGACCTGAACGTCTCCGTCGCCCTCTCCGGCGACATGGAGGAGGTCCACTACTCCGGCTCCAACGCCAGCGTCCTGCCGACCGACACCACCAAGAACACGGTGTACGCGTTCGCCAAGGAGCACGGCATCGAGTCCGCCGAGCAGTTCGGCATCCACCTCGCCCGCCACTTCGTCACCTCGCAGGAGCCCATCCGCCGGGCGCGCATCCGCATCGAGGAGTACGCCTGGGAGCGGATCGGCACCCCCGGCGAGGGTGAGCACTCCTTCGTGCGCAAGGGCCAGGAGACCCGGCTCGCCCAGATCACCTTCGACGGGGAGGAGTGGGAGGTCGTCTCCGGTCTGAAGGACCTGACGGTGATGAACTCCACCGACTCCGAGTTCCGGGGCTTCGTCAAGGACGGCTACACGACGCTCCAGGAGACCCGCGACCGCGTCCTCGCCACCTCGGTCTCCGGCCGCTGGCGGTTCAACTGGACGGGCGACGGGCAGCGGACGCCCGACTGGGACACGTCGTACGAGGAGATCAGGAAACACTTGCTCCAGGCCTTCGCCGAGACCTACTCCCGCTCGCTCCAGCAGACCATGTACCACATGGGCGCGCGGATCATCGACCACCGCGACGAGATAGACGAGGTCCGCTTCTCCCTCCCGAACAGCCACCACTTCCTGGTGGACCTCGAACCCTTCGGCCTGAAGAACGACACCGCCGACGGAGCGGTGTACTTCGCCTCCGACCGCCCCTACGGCCTGATCGAGGCCACGATCCTGCGGGACGGCTGCGAGGCGCGGATACCGGTGGACCTCACCAACCTCTGACCGCACCGCATCTGAAGGACGGACCATGGCAGCAGCCCGGCGCATCGTCATCGAGAACTGCGCGGTCGCGACCGTCGACGCGCACGACACCGAGTACGCCTCGGGGCATGTCGTCCTCGCCGGCGACCGCATCGAGTCGCTCGGCGCCGGCACCGCCCCCGAGGGCCTGGAGAACGTCGTACGCCGGATCGACGCCACCGGTCATCTGGTGACCCCCGGCCTGGTCAACACCCACCACCACTTCTACCAGTGGATCACCCGGGGCCTGGCCACCGACCACAACCTCTTCGACTGGCTCGTCGCCCTCTACCCCACCTGGGCGCGGATCGACGAGCCGATGGTGCGCGCGGCGGCCGAGGGCTCCCTCGCGATGATGGCCCGCGGCGGCGTCACCACCGCGATGGACCACCACTACGTCTTCCCGCGCGGCACCGGCGACCTGTCCGGCGCCATCATCGGCGCCGCCCGTGACATGGGAGTGCGCTTCACCCTCGCCCGCGGTTCCATGGACCGCGGCGAGAAGGACGGCGGACTGCCCCCGGACTTCGCCGTGGAGTCCCTGGACGACGCGCTCGCCGCCACCGAGGAGACGGTGCGCCGGCACCACGACGCCTCCTTCGGCGCCATGACCCGGGTCGCCGTCGCCCCCTGCTCCCCCTTCTCCGTCTCCACGGAACTCATGCGGCAGGGAGCGGAGACGGCCCGGCGCCTCGGGGTGCGCCTGCACACCCACGGCTCGGAGACCGTGGAGGAGGAGAAGTTCTGCCACGAGCTGTTCGGCATGGGCCCGACCGACTACTTCGAGTCCACCGGCTGGCTCGGCGAGGACGTGTGGATGGCGCACTGCGTCCACATGAACGACTCCGACATCGCGGCCTTCGCCCGTACCGGAACGGGTGTCGCGCACTGCCCGTCCTCCAACGCCCGCCTCGCGGCCGGCATCGCCCGCGTCCCCGACATGCTCGCCGCCGGCGTCCCGGTCGGCCTCGGGGTCGACGGCACGGCGTCCAACGAGTCCGGCGAACTGCACACCGAACTGCGCAACGCCCTGCTGGTCAACCGCCTCGGCGCGCACCGGGAGGCCGCCCTGAACACCCGGCAGGCGCTGCGGCTCGGCACGTACGGCGGAGCGCGGGTGCTGGGCCGGGCGGACGAGATCGGCTCCCTGGAACCGGGCAAGCTCGCCGACCTGGTGCTCTGGCGGATGGACACCCTCGCCCACGCCTCCATCGCCGACCCGGTGGCCGCGCTGGTCCTCGGCGCGGCGGCCCCGGTCACCGCGTCCTTCGTGAACGGCCGGCAGATCGTGGAGGACGGCCGGCTGCTCACCGCCGACGAGGACGCCATCGCCCGCTCGACCCGCGCGGAGGCCCGGCGGCTGGCCCGGATCGCCGGGCGGGACTGAGTCCCCGGACGCCACCGGCCGGGAGGGACGGCTCCCGGCCGGTGACCGCCGGTCAGGCCGAGCGGGCGGCCGCCACTTCCTCCCGCAGCCGGGGCAGCATGTCGTGGTACACGCCCGGACAGAGGGTCTCGCCGTAGTCCTTGTGGCCGTAGATCTGCGCTGAGGGGATGCCGTACCGCACGCAGGTGTAGGCGCACAGGGTCACCAGGACGTCCCACTGGGCGTCCGGCGGCCGCGCGCCCGCGTGGTACGCGCCCTCGCAGGCGATGCCGACGGCCTGGGTGTTCTGCCCGGAGGTGTGGGAGCCCAGCACGAAGTTCCGGCCTCCGGTGAGCGCCTGCAGGCTGCCGTGCCGCCCCTCGGTGATCCAGCCGCCCCGGCTGACCAGGAAGTGGTAGCCGGTGTCGACCCAGCCGTTCTTGTCCAGGTGCAGGTCCTGCACCCAGTGGGCGTGCGCGTGGGCCTGGGCGCGGGAGTAGTCGGTGGAGTTGGTGCTCACCGTGTGGTGGACGATGATCCTGCTCGGCCGGTACTGGAGGAGGCTGATGGTCCCCTGGGGGGAGCGGGCGCCCCAGGCCGAGGTGGAGTCGATGTCCGGCTCGACGGCGTCGGCGCCGGCGCCGCTCGCGCGGGCGCTGCCCGGCAGGGCGGTGGCGGCGGCCAGTCCGGCCGCGCCGGCGAGCAGCAGGCGGCGCCGCAGGGTGTTCTCGGGATGCACGATCACTCCTCGGGGACGGAGGGGGTGGGGGGAGGCGGTGGAGCCGGCGGGTCGGCCGCCGGCTCCACCGCGTGATCGCGTACGTGCCTACGCCGTCACGTGTTGTTGGCGAGCGCCAGCAGCCGGTCGCGGGAGCCGTTGAACTGGTTGCGGTCCACGTTGCCGGCGACACCGCTGACCGAACCGGTGCTGGTGTACTGCCACACGGTCCAGGTGGGGAAACCGCTCGGGATGGTCGGCGACGCGGCGGAGGTCCAGTGCGCCACCCACAGCGGGCTCTTGCTGTACATGCCGGTCCAGTTGCCGGTGCAGGTGTTCCACCAGCCCGCGGTCGTGTAGATCACCGTGTCCCGGCCGGTGCGCGACTTGTAGGTGTTGTAGAAGTCGGTGATCCAGGTGCGCATCTGGGTGGTGGACAGGCCGTAGCACATTGCGCCGTACGGGTTGTGCTCGATGTCCAGGACGCCGGGCAGGGTGAGGTTGTCGCGGGACCAGCCGCCGCCGTTGTTGACGAAGTAGTTCGCCTGGGTGGCGCCGCTGGAGACGTTGGGGCGCGCGAAGTGGTACGCGCCGCGGATCACCCCCGCGTTGTACGCGGCGGGGTAGTTGCTGTTGAACCGGTCGTCCTTGTAGCTGTTGCCCTCGGTCGCCTTGATCCAGGCGAACTGGATGCCCGAGTTGCGCACCGAGCCCCAGTTGATGGCGCCCTGCCAGTGCGAGACGTCGATGCCCTGGACGCCGCCGGTCGGGGCCAGGGCCCCCAGCGACGGCGCCTGGGCCGGGGCGCTCCCGTGGACGCGGGCGCCCACGCCCATGTAGGCCTCGCCGGGCTGGACGTGGACCCGGTCCCGGTCGGGCCCGGGAGCGGCGTTCGCGCCGCCCGCGGTGGTGGCCGTCAGCGCGAGGGCGGCGCCGAGGACGCCGAGCGCCGTGGCCATCCGTCTGCGGGGACCGGCCAGGGTACGGGGGAGAGAGAACATGGGGCTGCCTCCTGGACACACGTGGGGATGAGCGAAGGAGGTGACGTCGGCCGCTGCCACCTGGCAGTTCCGTGCTTTTGACGTGCGCGCGTCATTAGTTACTCACGGGGAATCTACGCGTGTAAAGAGCCGTCGGTTCTCTCTGTGGTCTGGTCCTCTGCCGGAGCGGATGGCCTGGACACTTGGCTCCCGGCGGCGAAAACTTTCAACGCTGAAAGCTGGGCTAGAGCCCGAACAGGTCCGGCTTGACCGCCAGTTCGCGGAAAATGTCCTGCGGGTCCGGCACCAGCTTGCGCTTCGTCAGGTCCAGCAGCCCGCCGACCGCGGTGATCTCGGCGGCGACGGTGCCGTCGGCCCTGGTGATCGTCTGCTCGATGGTGAAGACCTTGCCGCCGCTCCAGGCGAAGACGCAGCTCACATCGGCCTCGTCACCGGCGAGCAGTTCCCGCTTGTAGCGGATGGTGGTCTCCAGCGCGACCGGTCCCACGCCCTGGGAGATGAGCCCGGACTGGGTGATCCCCGCCTCCTGGAGCAGCGACCAGCGCGCGTGCTCCGCGTAGTTGAGGTACACGGCCTGGTTGAGGTGGCCCTGTACGTCGGTCTCGTATCCGCGCACGGTCACACGGACGGAAAACGGCTCGCTCACTGCGTCTGTCCCCTTCACGCCTGCTCGGTTCGGTGCATCGTCCACCGATCTTGGCACGCGCCTCACACCCGGCGCGGCGAGGCCAGCAGATAGCGCGCCCGCGTCCTCGGCTCCGTGTACGCGCCGACCTGCCAGCCGGCCCCCTCCAGGGTGGCCGCACAGGCCCGCAGCGACTCGCCGTCCGGTGCGTACACGGCGACCGCCTCCGGCTGCGGGGTCTCCCGCACGCGGTAACCGCCCTCACCGTCGGTGGCCGGGCGGTGTCCGGCGGCCTCCAGGGCGAGCGCGGCGGCCTGCACCAGATGCGAACGCTCCCAGCCGCAGGGCCGGTCCGTCGCCCCGTCGGGATTGGTCATCCGGCGCAGCTCCAGCATGCCCTGCCAGGCGCCGCGCACCTCTCGGAGCCGGGCGGGGCCCGACTCCGGCGCGGGGTGTTCGCCGCCGACGCGCGCGGCGAACACGCTGGTCGCGGCGGGTGCCGTCACCGGCTCGGGCGCCGCCTCCGCCTCCGCCTCACGCGCCCGGTGTCCCGCCGGGGTCAGGAAGTGGTCGTGCGGCGGCCTGGGGTGCCGGAAGGCGAGCCCGCGCTTCACCAGCGCGGCGAGCTGTGCCGGCGTACCCCGCAGCCGCCCGGTGCCGGGATCGGCGGCGTCGACGATGCGGCGCTGCGCGGCGGTGAGCGGTCGGGTCATCGTCGTCCGGAGGCGTACGGGAGGAAGGCGGTCCACTGGTGGGGGGCGAAGGTCAGGCGGGGGCCCCGTATGTGCTTCGAGTCGCGGACGTGGATGGTTCCGGGGGTGAGGGCGACCTCGACGCACTCGGGGCCGTCGTTCGTGCTGTAGCTGCTCTTGTGCCATACCAACTCGGTGCTGTCACCGTTCAAGGGCGTCAGACTCATGTCTCTCCCAGCAGTTTCTCGATGTAGGCCAGTGACTTTCGAGGCGTGAGGGCCTGGGCCCGGATGATCCCATAGCGCAGTTCGAGGATCTGGATCTCCCTGCGGTCCGAGGTCAATCGGCTGACGAGCTGGATGTCGCTGTGCCCCACAGTGGCGCCGTCCTTGAGCCGCAGCAGGTGGAAAGGGCCATCGAGCCCGCTGTTGTCCTCGGAATCCAGCGGCAGTGAGGCTTTTCCATCATCGGCCTGAGCTGGCCAAATGCAGGGTGAGGACGGCTTGGATGAGGCTGGTGATCCGGGTGGTCGAGCATCGGATCTTGCGAAGGAGACGCCAGGACTTGAGGGTGGCCATGGCCTGCTCGACGAGTGCGCGGATCTTCGCGTGGGACCGGTTCACCGCCTGCTGACCGGTGGACAGGGTCTCCCACCGCCCCCAGCACGGGGTGCGGACCGTACCGCCGGCACCCCGGCTTCGGCCGGCTGCTGTGGGCCTCACCGGTCTTGCCCGGAGCTGTCCACGACGTTCGCGCGGCTCGCGAACCATGGCATCGTCGACGCCCTCGCCGAGGCTGGCATCGCATGCTGGGCCGACAAGGGCTAGGATCGGCGAGGACCTGCACGTTCATCCCGTGCCTCTTGTGCTTCCCCGAGTAGTAGGGCCGGTCCGCGGCGATCCGGTCGATCGGCAGCAGGGTCCCGTCCAGCAGCACGAACGCCTTCGACGACGCCGTCCGGACTGCCTCCGCAAGAGTCGGCGCGAGAGCGGCCAGGATCTCGACGGCCTCGGTGATGTACCGGTACGCGGTCGTGGTCCCGATGCCGAACCCGGCCGCGAGCTGGGCATACGGGTGGCCGTTGCGGAGGTGGGCGAGGGTGAGCAGGGCCTGACGGCCGGCACTCAGGCGCCGCCATCGGGTACCGAGCTCCTGGCGGCGCCGGCGGAGTTTGGCGGACAGGAAGCGCAGGGCAGAACTGGACACGTCGACGCCCGACGGGTAGACAAGCACACGAAGCCTCTGGTGGAGCCGGATTTCTTGGTCGAAAACCCATCTACCAGGGGCTTCACCTGTCTGTCACCCCAACTGCCCCTCCAGCCGGACAGGTTGGAAAGAGCTCAGTACCTGGATGTCGACGTTCCGCATCTGGCCGACCTCCAACAGCCGTTCGAGCTGGCGCCGCAGGACCATCTTGCCCCCAGCCGGCCGTCGCAGCGCAGCCTCACCATGCACAACTCGTTCACAACTGCTCCACTGCGGATG carries:
- the gcl gene encoding glyoxylate carboligase: MARMTAARAAVEILGREGVTDVFGVPGAAINPFYAALRASGGITHTLARHVEGASHMAEGYTRARPGNIGVCVGTSGPAGTDMITGLYSATGDSVPILCVTGQAPTAVLHKEDFQAVDIAAVAGPVTKMAVTVLEAAQVPGVFQQAFHLMRSGRPGPVLIDLPVDVQLTEIEFDPATYAPLPVYKPAASRAQIEKAVAMLNAAARPLIVAGGGVINADASELLVRFAELTGTPVVPTLMGWGVVPDDHELNAGMVGLQTSHRYGNATFLESDFVLGIGNRWANRHTGRLDVYTAGRTFVHVDVEPTQIGRIFAPDYGIASDARAALELFVEVAAELKAGGRLPDRSAWAAAAQERRATLQRRTHFDDVPIKPQRVYEEMNKVFGPETRYVSAIGLSQIAGAQLLHVYRPRHWINCGQAGPLGWTVPAALGVARADPEAQVVALSGDYDFQFMIEELAVGAQHRIPYIHVLVNNAYLGLIRQAQRAFDIDFQVRLEFENVNSPELGVYGVDHVKVAEGLGCKAIRVTEPGDLGAALERAGKLAAEFRVPVVVEVILERVTDIAMSVTNDIGDVVEFGELATEPGHAPTSIRTLKT
- a CDS encoding TIGR04222 domain-containing membrane protein — protein: MTDTAGVGGTPHETALLAGGPRAAVTVALVALHLRGAVEAGAPGTLRAVDGEAGRALPPLPPPGVGLEPPDGDTAGPADAVTSEVRAAYLESAVYHCLREPSEAAELVRDPVVRWAVAEVRVGLAEAGMLRYPLLRPTRAARRRLKTLRKAYPLPASRRELPDHQRLLAVALHGEAALRVVVPRFALRAGLTDRVSLRDKGLLRSSSRGGAYGGGGSHACGSGTGCGAGGGPD
- a CDS encoding 2-hydroxy-3-oxopropionate reductase, which translates into the protein MSTLPKIAWIGLGIMGSPMSENLIKAGYHVTGHTLEPEKLDRLTAAGGTAAGSVAEAVRDADVIITMVPASPQVEAVAYGPDGVLENARPGALLIDMSSITPRTSVDLAAAAKEKGVRVLDAPVSGGEAGAVEAVLSIMVGGEQADFDEARPVFGTLGRTVVRCGPHGAGQTVKAANQLIVAVNIQACAEAVVFLERSGVDLTAALDVLNGGLAGSTVLTRKKDNFLNRDFRPGFRVDLHHKDMGIVTDAARAVGAALPVGAVVAQLVASLRAQGDGGLDHSALLRAVERLSGARV
- a CDS encoding TIM barrel protein; translation: MSGSVWSTAGDHRFDVNLSILFTELPLPARPAAAAAAGFEAVELWWPWADSPTPRQSELDALGEAVQDAGVRLTGLNFYAGRLPGPDRGALSLPGEESERFRANVEVAAGFAGALGCTALNALYGNRVDGVDPAEQDALALENLVLAARAADRIGAVLLVEALNGPESPRYPLVSAPAAVGVVDKVNAATGLDNARFLMDLYHLAVNGEDLPAVIDRYAAITGHVQIADNPGRGAPGTGSLPLEALLGRLRGAGYDGWVGLEYKPGGRPSAEAFGWLPR
- a CDS encoding helix-turn-helix domain-containing protein, which gives rise to MSGAGGEAFIAAVKPLVDAMGGEMLPPDEAGADDVVLSWQGAGVVAVRLPQLADSLDHILAALERGQGRPLAELDRRTKQEIVRGLEARGAFAVRHGVETVASALGVSRFTVYNYLNREKGS
- the uraD gene encoding 2-oxo-4-hydroxy-4-carboxy-5-ureidoimidazoline decarboxylase, with protein sequence MTSTSPSPGLARFNALEEQAALAALHEVCACGAWARRLLAARPYATADDLYAASDAATAGLDAADLREAMAGHPPIGRPRPGDPASAREQRGMAGAPEALRAEMLELNLAYQERFGHVFLICATGRTGEQMRDAVRERLGNPPEREHGIVRTELGKINRIRLARLVDAPED
- the uraH gene encoding hydroxyisourate hydrolase, encoding MSTDTTASVSTHILDTSAGRPAAGVAVALAARPGREAAWQPLGGSATDADGRCRDLPALPEGTTQVRLDFAVEAYFDTSARKQAEAEQDAPANRDGGAGVFFPEVTVTFAVVPGEHYHVPLLLNPFGYSVYRGS
- the pucL gene encoding factor-independent urate hydroxylase, with the translated sequence MPTTLGQNQYGKAENRVVRITRDGATHHIKDLNVSVALSGDMEEVHYSGSNASVLPTDTTKNTVYAFAKEHGIESAEQFGIHLARHFVTSQEPIRRARIRIEEYAWERIGTPGEGEHSFVRKGQETRLAQITFDGEEWEVVSGLKDLTVMNSTDSEFRGFVKDGYTTLQETRDRVLATSVSGRWRFNWTGDGQRTPDWDTSYEEIRKHLLQAFAETYSRSLQQTMYHMGARIIDHRDEIDEVRFSLPNSHHFLVDLEPFGLKNDTADGAVYFASDRPYGLIEATILRDGCEARIPVDLTNL